DNA from Sorangium aterium:
TCGGTCGTCTACGGGGCGCTCTTCAATTGCGGAGCGAATCGCCGGTACCAGATCCACACGACCCAGGGCGGCGACGAGGAGACGACCTATTTCCCGGGCGTCAGCTCCTGGACGACGGACCAGACACCCACGATCAACATCTCGATGTGACGCTGCCTCGAGCGCGGTCCGGGCCCCTCGCGCGGTGGGTCGACATCAGCGCGCGAGGAGCGCGATCGCGTCCTGGATCCCGGCGTGGGTCAGCCGCACGCGGACGTCGAGGCGGGCCGCGCCGGAGCCGAGCACCTCGGAGGTGACGGCGAGCGGAATGGCGACCCCGCCGCGCGCCGGCAGCGCCGCGAGCGCGGCGAGATCCTTGGCGACCTTGTCCAGCGCCTCCGGCGTGTCGCCGTTCGCCGCGAGCAGCGTCAAGCCGGCCAGCGAGAAGAGCCCGCCGGCCAGCGTCCCGCGCCTCCGCAGCACGTCGATGTCCGGCGCCGCGCCGAGCGTGCCCTCGTCGCGCCCCGGATCCACCGCGACGCGCAGCCGATCCACGAGGGCGGCTTCGTCCTCGCCGATCCCGAACCACGTCCGCTGGCCGGCGGGGACGACGTAGAGGTGGGTCGTGTGCGCGGGCGGGGCGTCCTTCGTGAGCGGCTTCGAGCGGAGCTCGACGTGGAGCGTCCCCGCGGGCAGCGAGGCGGGCGCGCGGACGATCGCGTGCGTCGTGCGCTGCTTGTCCTCGTCGTCCTTGCGAGCGCCGTCCTTCGGCGCGCCCCCGGGCTTGCCCGCGGCCCGCGCGGTGTTTCCGTCCTTCGGCGCGCTCCGCTTGAGCTTGTCGAGCTCATCGCCGCGCAGGAGGAGCTCCTTCACGCTGGAGATCCAGGTCGGCGCCGGCTCCTCGACCGAGGCCAGCATCCATCCCTGGAGCGCGAGGCGCGCCGCCTTTTGCGCGCGCTGCGCGCCCTTGTCGCGCTGGTAGGCCGCGAGCGCCTTCTCCGCCGCCGCGCCGTTCGCGCCCGCGCCGAAGACGAAGGGGCCGCCCGTGAGGGCCAGGGTCTCGAGGCGATCGAGGACCTGATCGAGCCGCGTCTCGTCGTAGCCGTCGTCGATCATGTCGTCGCGCAGCGCCTTGAAGACGGCCTCTCGCAGCGGGGTGAGCTCGGCGCGCGACGCGCCCTGCGTGTGGAAGGCGACCGCCGTGTCGGCCGGGAGGCGGAAGAAGGCCGGCGGCGGCGCGGCGTCCTGCGCCGCCGCCGGCGCGAAGGCCAGCGTGAGGGGCGAGCGCCGGCCCGCGAAGCGCAGCGTGAGGCCGACCTCGACGTCCGCGCGGCCCCACGTGAGGTCGACGTTCAACCTCTCGATATCGCGCAGGAACCCCGCGGCGAGCTCCTGGCCCAGCGCCCCCGCGCGGCCGTCGTCCTCGTCCGCGTCGCCCGCGCCGCTCGCCTCTTCCACGGCCTGGCGGAGGGTCCGCTCCGAGAGCTCGATCCGCGCGTCCGCGTCGAGCGGCTCGCGGGCCACGACCTGGACGAGGTAGGCCGCGGCGGTCTCGATGTCCTCCACGTTCGTGCCGCAGAGCAGGCGGGCGCCATCCCGCCGCTCGCCGGGATCGAACGCGCAGGCCCAGGGCGGCGCCTCGTCGTCGGGCTCGGCGTCACGCGCGCGCTCGACGCGCAACAGGCCCGGGTGCTCCTTGAGCTCCTTGAGCGCGAAGCGATCGGCCAGCCGCGGCACGTCCTGCTCCGCGACCGACAGGGAGGCCACGGCGTGATCGCCCATGGTGCCCAGGAAGGCGACGTCGAGCGGCCTGTCCAGATCGACGATGGCGGCGAGCTCCGGGCCCACCGCTTGCGCGAGCACCTTCGTGGGATCCGTCGAGCCGATGGTGAACACGAACGCGCTGCTCGGCAGGAGCCGCGCGACGTTGTCCCAGGTCCGCTTCGGATGGGCGATCCTCAGCACGAAGGCGAGCTCCGCCGGCGCTGTCGCGGGCTGCGCCGCCGCGACCGCGGGCGCGGCGACGGCGGGGCGCGGCGCCGCGAGCACCGGCGCGTCAGGGGCCCGCTGGGGAGCCGGGGCGCCGGCGCACGCGGTGAGGAGGGCGATCGGGAGGAGGGCGGCGCGCTTCATGGAGGCGCCGATCGTCGCGCTCGAACCGGGCCCCTGGCAAGCGGGGTGTCACTTCGGGAGCTTCATCACCGTGCCTGCGGCGCTGTTCGTCCAGTAGACACTGGTCGCGTCCACGGTGATGCCCAGCGGATGATCTTGCCCCGTCGCGAGCGTCTCGGGATCGCCGCCTCCGATGGGCACCCTCTTCACGGTGCCGTCATCGTTCGTCCAGTACACGCTCTCGGCGTCGATCGCGAGCTTCCGCGGGTTGCGCTGCCCCTCCGCGAGCGCGACGGGGGGGCCGCCCTCGAGCGGAGCCTTCATCACGGTGCCTCCGTCGTTGGTCCAGTAGACGGCGGCGGCGTCCACGGCGATGTCCTGCGGCTTGACCTGCCCGTCCGCGATCGCGCTCGGGGCGCCGCCCGCGACAGGCACCTTCATCACCGTGCCTCCTTCGTTCACCCAGTAGACGTGGGTCGCGTCGACCGCGACGCCGAGCGGGGAGTCCTGCCCCTCCGCGAGCGCGACCGCGGCGCCGCCCGCGACGGGCACCTTCATGACGGTGCCCTGGTCGGCGCTCGTCCAGTAGACGTTCGCGGCGTCGACCGCGATGGCCATGGGGTATGTCTGCCCGTCCGCGAGGATCGTGGAATCGCCCTCGTACGTCGCCATCATGATGATCTCGAGGCCGGAGTCGGTGAAATAGATCTGGCCGGAGGCGTCGAGCGCGATGCTCTGGGGGGCGAAGGGGGGGTCTCCCATGAAGAGGAACTCCGCATTGCCGCCGCGGACAGGCACCGTCATCACCTGTCGAGCGACGGGATCGACCCAGTACGCCGTGGTGTCGTCGACCGCGATGTCCGTCGGTTCGACGCCGCCCGACGCGAGGAGGAGGGGCTGGCAGCGCGACGCCACGCACGGCGCTCCCAGGCAATAATGGTCGCAAGCGCCGCAGTGCTCCGGATCGGAGGTCTTGTCCGCGCAGGCGCCGCCGCAGAAGGACAGGCCATCCTGGCAGCCGGGCGCGTCGTCGCCTCCGGCCCCCGCCGCGGCCACGGCGTCGCCTCCGCCCCCGCCGGAGGTCCCCGAGCTCGTGGCGTCGGAGCTCCCAGGAGCGAAGTCCCGAGCTTCGGGGCTGCACGCGGACAAAGCAAGCACACTCATCAGCAGGAAGCGGTTCATGGCGCGCAGTGTACACGGAACGCGGGAGCACGTCGGCAAGCCTGCCTCGGAGCGCTCGTGCTGTTCGCTGCTGTCGGGCGCTGTCGTATCAGCGCGCCAGCGCGACGAGCGACTCGGGCATTCCGAGATCGACGAGGGCCGGCCGCACGAGGGAGAAGAGCTCGAGCCAGACGCGATCGAACGCCGCCTCGAGCGGCGTCGCGGCCTTCCTCGATACCGACCGGCGACGTTCGATGAGCCCATCTCCGGCGCGGCACCGGATGTGCCGGACAGGAGCATCGTCGAGCGCCCACCGCTGGAAGGCCTCGGGGAGCTCGCGGAGCGCGCCACTGAGCCTCTCGAAGGCTTGCGGGGTCAGCAAGATGTCGTGGCGTGTCCCGGTTCGCTCCTCGGGGCCCGACGGCCCGATCCAGTGGCACCTCACCGCGCCATGGCCGCCCACGCGCAGCGTGGCCTCCCAGCCCGCGAGCGATGCCGAGAAGCCGGGGACGAACGCGAGGTCGATCTCCATGCGCGCCGGTTCCATGGCGGGCGCGCCTCAGCGCGCCGGAGGCATGCCCGTGTCGTCGAGCGCCGGCCAGGCTGGCCGGAGCGGCAGGACGAGCGCATCGAACGGAGCGGGCAGCGATACAGAGGTTGCCGCGTGCAAGCAGAACTCCCGGCCGGGCCCGAGCACCATCTGGCGCATCCACAGGCCGGCGCTCGCCTGCTCCAGGATCGGCGTGAGCCGGGTGAACAGCTCACCGTAGGACACGCCGTCGGGCTTGCCGAACCAGTGGGCGTAGCCGGGCGCGCGCAGCGCAACTCCGCCCCGCAGGCGATACAGGCCCCCGGCCCCGCCGCCGGCGACCGCGGCCGCCGCGTCGTGCGGCGCCGAGCGGCTGGCGGAGACCGCGGCCTCGTTCAAGGCGCCGAGCGCACCGAAATCCTGCACCAGGTACCAGTCCTCGTAGGCGTCTCCGCCGCCGGCCGCCCATGGCGCCCCGGAGAGCCCGACGCTGAACGACCGGAGAAAGCCCGGCGCGGGCGCCGCGGCGAGCGCCGCATGGAAGGCTCGCTGCCGGCGCTCGTACTCCTCCGCAGCGGTCTCGGGTCGTCTCCAGTGCCAGAACACATAGGCCAGCACGGACTCGCTGTTCCCTTCCGCGGGATAACTCACGTCTTCTCCGATGCCGGATGCTTCATGTTCATGTAAACACCGCCGGCTTCGAGCTCATCCAGCATCTGGCAGAGGCGCTTCTCCCTGGTCTCCTGCCGCTTCGCCTTGTCGATCCATCCGATATAATCGTTCTGCTGGTACGCGGGGCGGGCCTTGTAGGCATCCATCAAGCCACGCTCGTTCAGCGCGTTCTCGACGAAATCGGGGATCGGGTGCCTTGGCCGTCTCAGGCCTGACGCGTCGGCGCTCATGACTTCCTCGTTATACCGATGCACGGCGTGGAGGTGAAGCCGAGGGGCGTGCCCCTCGCCGCTCGGGGCTCGCCCCGGGCGAGCACGGGCGGGGCGCGCCCGTGGGGGTCGATGAAACTTTCACCGCCGTGGGGCGTCTCAGCTCCCCGGAGGTTCCGCCCGATGCCCAGACGTCGTGGTCTCTTCCTTGCGTTCTCCCTTCTTTGCCCGGCGCTGCTCTCCGCCGGGTGTTCCCAGCCGATCGACGCTCCGGACGCGACCGCGTACGTGCTGCTCGATCCCGCGGCGCGCGCTCGCTGGACCGTGGCCAGCGACGGCTGGCAGGGCGCGCCGATCCTGCCGGTCGCCCTCGACGTGGAAGAGACGGCCGTGCTGCGCGGCCCGGAGGGCGCGGCGCGGATCGCGCTGCGCGGGGGCATGCTCGCGCACGTCCGCGGCGCCGAGGGCGAGATCCGATGGCTCGCGCTGGGGGAGGAGGCGCGGGACGACCGCCTGACGCTGCACGCGAGCAAGGCGGCCGCGGCGGCGCTCGCGGCGCTCGTCGGCGGCGAGATCTCCCGGCGTCGCGACGGCATGTGGACGCTCACGGCGCCGGACCTGCTGGAGCGTGGCTCTTTCCTCGATCCGCCCGAGGGCGTGATCGAGGCCCTGCCCGATGTGCGGCGCGATCCCGGCGATCCCGCCGCGTTCGCGCCTTCGGCGGCGCAGGACGCCCTGGACGCGCTCGCCGCGGTGCCGGCGGCCCCCAGAGGCGGCGCGCTGGAGCCTGGCGGCGCGGAGGCGGAGCTGGTCGGCCTCTACGCCGCGGGGCTGCGGACGCTCCTCCTGGACGCGTCCGGGGGCTTCACGCTCGAGGACCGCTGCTCCGGGGAGGTGGTCGCGACAGGCCAGTACTCGGCCGCGGGCGATCGCGTGATGCTGCGATCCGCGGGGGCAGCGCCGATCGTGCTGGGCCGGGATCGGGATAGGCTGGTGCAGGCAGGCGGGTCGGCCTTCGCGCCGCTCGCGCCCGAGCCCTCGGGGCGCGGCGAGACGGAGAGCGAGCTGCTCGGGAACGGCGGTGAGGAGTGACCATGAAGCGCAGGCATTTGCTGGGAGCGACTGCAGCAGGGCTCGCGGCCACCGCGTGGCCCGCGTTCATCCGCGACGCGTTCGGCGACGGCGCCGCGTGCGACGAGAAGGGGACGCCAGCGGCGGCCTCGGGGTCGCTGGTCCAGGTCTCGGCCGCGTTCCGGCGCGCCCGGCAGGCGAACAGGGCGCTGCTCGTCTTCGTCATCCCTGCCGACGACAGCGCCAAGTGGGAGCGCGGCCACGCGTTCGGCGAGCTGCTCAACTTCGGCGCGGACGGGGATCTCGCCCCGCTCGCGGGCGTCGAGGTCGTCTGCGCGACCATGGCGGATCTGAAGAAGCTCGTGCCCGGCGCAGGCAGCGGGGAGCCGCTCCTGGTGGTGGTCGGGACCGACAAGGTGCCCGTCGCCGCGACGCAGCTCGACGTCGCGCTCCCGAGCTACGACG
Protein-coding regions in this window:
- a CDS encoding YdeI/OmpD-associated family protein, whose amino-acid sequence is MSADASGLRRPRHPIPDFVENALNERGLMDAYKARPAYQQNDYIGWIDKAKRQETREKRLCQMLDELEAGGVYMNMKHPASEKT